ACTTGTGTATGATGCGTGCCTTGTAGATGGCGTCCATTCCTCGTCCAATTTGGTGAGCGAGCGCTAGAATCTGCGGTACCTTGAGTGGGGGTGGCTTGGCGGCGTCTGTCGTTTCTACACTTCCGTTCGGAGGAGTATTCGGAGAGGTGGCGAGCAGAAATTGTTTGAGGTCACCCTGAAGTTTGAATCGATATCAGACAGTTATTCTATTTTGTGTAAAATACGCTTACTCACCCAATCGGTGTACTCGAGTAGCATGTAGTGGGGATCCTTATCCCGGCACAGTCCGAATAGTTTGACCACATTCTTGTGTGAAACAGTTCTGAACAGATCCAGCTGTCGCCGGAACTCCGAACAGCAATGTTCGTCTTTCACCTTGGTGAGCGCTTTAACCATTACCAACTTGTAATCATTCTCGGGCTTGATCTCGTTCAGTTCTTCATTGGAGGGTTTCTTCGTAATCTTTTCATCTTCGAGCGCAACTTCAGCTGAGGCGTGCACCACTTCGTCCCCGGTCGCTGGCTCCCGCAGCACTTCCTCCTTCACAACTGCGGTTCTACAGTCATTCTCCTTGATTTTTCCCACATAAACATCTCCAAAGTCACATTTTCCAATCTGCAGCATATCGATCACGCTGGTCCGTGAGACCGACAACTGATCAAGATACGAGGATGAACTGCTCGACTTCTTTGATTTGTTAGAGTTGACCGTATCGTCACTCTTGTCCTGTCCGTCACCGTTGGAACCGGTTTTCTGATGACCCGACTTTTTGGAGGAGCTCTTCGATGACTTTGCCTCCTTCTCCGGAAGACAAGGTTCGATTTCACAGTTCTTCATATCAACATCGCCATTCTCTTTCTCGCTCATGTTGAGGCGAGCCTTGCGAGCGGCCCGACGATGGCGGCACCACAGCATCAGACCTACCACCAGGATGATGTACGCGAAGGCAACGGACATTGTGATGAGCACTGCGCGGGTGATTAGAAAACCGTCCTCGGAGGTTTCCTCCGGCTGTGGCATACTGTCAGCGGCTGTAAAAATAATTGTCAAAAATGAATCGTCAATTTGAAAAGTTGATTGACTTACGTTTCACGATCAGATGAACTTCCTCCCGCTTCAATCCGGCACTGTTCCCGATGGTACAACCATACTTCCCATCATCCTCCAGGTGTACCTCCATCAGTACCAGCGTTCCGTTCTCCAGGATCCGAAATCTTTCCTCTTCCGATTGGTTCGTGCTGTGCAAGTACTGCAAATCTTTATCCCACTGGATAGTTGGCTTTGGGTCTCCGGTGGCAACACAGTGAATGAAAACAGTGCCCATCTCCGCCACCTGAATCGATCCCTGGGGAGCGATTTCGAATTTGGGCGCCACGACCACAGTAACCGCCACCGTAGCGCTGATTTCCCCCTGAGCGTTGGCAGCGACACAGGTGTAGTTGCCGCGATGGTCCGTTGTTACGGTGCGGAACACCAGCGTTCCATTGACGTCCTCCACTGCCTCGGGCAGATCGGTGGTTTTGCCGCCTCTCTCGCTAATCCAATGCACCGTTGGGGTGGGTGTTCCCTGTGCTTTACAGTGTATTTTTGTGACGGAACCCAACTCTAGATTTTTGGACGTTGGTGGCTTTGGCGTGAAGCGTAGATTGGCTGGAATAGTTGAAGTAGACAATAGAATGACAGAGTAACAGTGTGCAAGCTTTTGTTTCGGCCTTACATATTATCTGCAGCTCGGCCGAGTTGGAAGTCACCAGGATCTCGCTCCCATTGTTGGACACTTGGCAGTCGTAGCTGCCCTCGTCGCTGGCGATAACCGAAGTGAACACAAGCGATCCATTGTTTCGGTCCACGTAGATTCGAGCTGTGTGAAAAGTGAACAACCGCTATAGCGACAACGGGGACGCGATAAAAATCTAAACCATCACCACTCACCATCGTCCCGAAACATAGAGCTTTCGGTAACACCACCACCTTCGTCCAGATCGGCCGCTCCGTTGTCCCACTTCCGGATCACCTTGCCATCCTTGCGCCACCGCAGAACGAATGCCGTCTCGTTGGAGAGCGTTTGGAAGCCGCAATTAAAAATCGCCGACGCGCTCTCATTAACCACTGCATTGACCGGATGGTCAACGATCTGCACCGGGACCAGCGTGGAGAATCCTAGCGAGTCGGCAGTGGTAAAGGCTGCGGCGGACGCGGCAGCGGCAGCGGAAGATGGTACGGCCGATGGCGCTGTGAGGGCAGCCGCTATGAGCTTATCGCCACGTTTTCCCCGGCATAGCAACGTATTTTGGCTCTTGCTGCAGTCGATTTTGGCGTTGTCTGGTTTGggttggaaaaaagggggagaGAGAAAAATGAATATGGGAGGAAATGAATTAATGGGAAAGTGGGTTCTTATGTGCCGGTCTGGTCCGTTGATTGCAACGGAGCGATGATAGTGCAGTCGATGCAATTTCGGATGAATGGATATGAtgcttttttttctcacaaTTTTGAAATTCCCGAGACACATATGGGCTCGTATGTAATGATAGGAGAATTCAATAGAGACTAAAATTATGATAGAAAGCTTTTCCGAAATTATATTGGCGCAAAAGTAGACGAGCAGTTTGTAGTTTTGAAATTAAACacataaaacaatattttctagGTGATTAACAACGATTCAACGAATACGGCTTATTTTAtatcttgaatggcgttaacgttcccttgtggaacttttgccgtctcaacgtatgcattaactagcgtcatttattaatacttggtcgagatttcttaagccaaataacacgacttaaatgtattccgaggggcaagctcttgaatacgcatgaccacagtgcaagtcgaaggaaatttctttgacgaaaaatcccccggccagaacgggaatcgaacccgaacacccggcatgataatgtgagacgctaaccactcggccacgggtgccacggcttattttatatattctgACAATAAACAGTTTGATCCTTTTTGCAGAAAAAATACAGTTAAGTCGTCCGCGATTCTTAATAAAGAATCCAAATCAGGAATCTGCTTATTGCACCTAAAATCCAAATTGAATTCAGAATTGGGTAATATAATCTGAAGTTTAAGTTTGGTAACtgaaatttttgaattgttGCTAAAATTGGAATGGAAATTTAATCCTAAATCCGAAATATGGAGCGTATGAATGTATGTGACTTTGAATACTGTgtaactcgtgatctttagcggGAGCTTTTTTTGATCAAGTTGCGCAGTAAGAAATCACTGTTTCTTGTTTGAATATTTGAGTATTCCACCACATCTTTCGCGTTAATTTAATTTGAAGCTTATGCGCAAATTTATCCACGAACATGAAAGCATTAAAACGTGCGATTACATTTCATACATTCATTTATTGCCtcactaatttttttcaacgGAAACTATAGTTTACATTCTATTTGACTTAGactacatttaaatttttgaatacaGAAAGAGGACAATAGTTAAAGTCAAAAAGTCCAAAAAATTTTAAAGCCATAATCATTGCGTTTCTTATCTGATTTGTGGCTATGAACTATTCATTCTGCCAAAAAGTACCGAGAATTCAACATCCCGTTTCAATTCACTGTCGAAATTCTTCTTGTAGCTTGGTTGGTACAACTATCTTCTACATCAGTGTTTCTCAAATCGCTCAATATCGACCCCCAGGGTCGATTtcagtttcccaggggtcgacagaaacgaaaattaattttgggggtcgacggggtCTGAATATCAACCCCTATAGAATAACACatgttcttatttgaaacatttgagatgctccataagttgtgttacgtgaaccaccctgttatcagaatgaccagggttgccacatttgatccagtaatattttctgaaaaaatctataTTTCTGTATTTTTAGCAGAAAACATAtgtatcaaaaaactaacggaaaaaatggaaataaaggaAATAAAGTGAGGTGGCATTCCATATgggtcaacatttttataaatcagtgtacatatcttcatgactcaatgataaaaaacaaagtttattagtaagaaTGTAGACAGACAAAAAGAACTGTAATCaatttaacatttaaatttgaatttaaaaaaaaatatctttaaaatCTGTATCTTTGCAGAAAGTCTGTAATTTGACTGtaatttggtaaaaaatctgtaaaatacagaatattctgtatatgtggtaaCCCTGAGAATGGCTAATAACtttgtagaaaatattattgttgTACATTTTAAAAtctcaacaagacgatgagtgtgtacaagatgaaaataaaaaagtaccaaaagtacaatatgaaaaattcggcaagtaaaaaaacgtgaacagcgatttaacacgaaagaagtcatcatcaaattcatgtccaaacatgctccaGAAATTTTACTGTATGACAAGCTTGCCCTTAGGTTACAAGTTCATGTGCGTTCTGcaatacgttggagcttgaatgataatgtactcaactcctaatttaattcaagag
The Toxorhynchites rutilus septentrionalis strain SRP chromosome 2, ASM2978413v1, whole genome shotgun sequence genome window above contains:
- the LOC129765615 gene encoding tyrosine-protein kinase-like otk; translation: MQAFVRGYQFQFTVVPKYIQVYEGESVVFKCRAFFDDEIDFSWTLNGNPIRLDHRVYSNGSNLHINSVSQRLDSGDYVCLATAKSSGARVATPPAMLDIILDLLDKSQKAFWYYYHISHISTVYVCVQIIVEYNKIMDIEEGNMQSISDDDILSCSSSILNTPQKEKKGDDADKTVSDSDDNNLQITIISKPPLEVATTLLRQDQKGTKLKSESIKPLSGAGKKRFKRFIESGITPDEARRLAMLPLVTPNSNPTKRYHNSDSSGDNPRPKKQGRVPGSKLSLDGGSVQHRLNPTRAKSPEQPQRTEGKDKPSYRDVINSVKDSSRVFVCLGGHRTSSSSSSSSSENSLPPFDVCSVAAIGEDVHEGSSSSLAPVVQLVKHESEKSGAVVLKCHVGGSNHGARNGSSNSGSFRDDDDIRIEWYRNDERLAKSAHIDFQRRKLYIKNATAKDNGVYSCLVLHRGQSSGLQQQEPVPSVKNYRLKLKATGFSDNAKIDCSKSQNTLLCRGKRGDKLIAAALTAPSAVPSSAAAAASAAAFTTADSLGFSTLVPVQIVDHPVNAVVNESASAIFNCGFQTLSNETAFVLRWRKDGKVIRKWDNGAADLDEGGGVTESSMFRDDARIYVDRNNGSLVFTSVIASDEGSYDCQVSNNGSEILVTSNSAELQIISNLRFTPKPPTSKNLELGSVTKIHCKAQGTPTPTVHWISERGGKTTDLPEAVEDVNGTLVFRTVTTDHRGNYTCVAANAQGEISATVAVTVVVAPKFEIAPQGSIQVAEMGTVFIHCVATGDPKPTIQWDKDLQYLHSTNQSEEERFRILENGTLVLMEVHLEDDGKYGCTIGNSAGLKREEVHLIVKPADSMPQPEETSEDGFLITRAVLITMSVAFAYIILVVGLMLWCRHRRAARKARLNMSEKENGDVDMKNCEIEPCLPEKEAKSSKSSSKKSGHQKTGSNGDGQDKSDDTVNSNKSKKSSSSSSYLDQLSVSRTSVIDMLQIGKCDFGDVYVGKIKENDCRTAVVKEEVLREPATGDEVVHASAEVALEDEKITKKPSNEELNEIKPENDYKLVMVKALTKVKDEHCCSEFRRQLDLFRTVSHKNVVKLFGLCRDKDPHYMLLEYTDWGDLKQFLLATSPNTPPNGSVETTDAAKPPPLKVPQILALAHQIGRGMDAIYKARIIHKDLATRNCIISSDFSAKITLPALSRDKYSKEYFKYKNQLMPVRWMAPECLQDDDFSIKSDIYSFAVLVWELFTQATSLPFKDLTDEEYLAQAQAGKLEWKVAEETPTELHKILISCWSLSPKERPSFSQLVVAIGNCLQSEYPKEPTEPAA